A section of the Patescibacteria group bacterium genome encodes:
- the recJ gene encoding single-stranded-DNA-specific exonuclease RecJ gives MSKIIWNQSQAISPTSSQSVAMELLSKRGLNSHQIKKFSHPDYAKDLEDPFSLPDMSKAVSRLAKAIANNQKIAIYGDYDIDGLSSCAMLGDALTQMGSKPELYIPDRFEEGYGLNSGALEKLKAKGMDLVVTVDCGTTAHQQVSLAKKIGLDIIITDHHEPDNGAPKDAIACVNPKLLKDSPLKDLAGVGVAFYLVRGLQIKHPSLLPSGNEKWLLDLVALGTICDVVPLIGDNRVLAKYGLKVLRLSKRVGLHALAESSGMELSRAHEADLGFKMGPRLNAAGRLAHAKKALVLLTTDDPVKATKYANELSELNRKRQETTKNIYFEANEQAKKYKRDPILVLSSPDWSHGVVGIVASKIAEKWHKPTIILQEMADISKGSARSYNSFSIVDAIRSCEEILLSFGGHSFAAGLKLSTERIEELRYRIGRYAVSNMDAENNFKTLNIGLNLVGSQASLGLYDSIVELAPFGSANKKPYCHAKYVVDQVRLVGSDASHLRLLLRDDEGNVHTAIGFSMARNFSWLESGQTIEIVFELSENIWQNRRSHQLEILDMRIIEQ, from the coding sequence ATGTCTAAAATAATATGGAATCAATCTCAGGCAATTAGCCCTACTTCATCTCAATCTGTCGCTATGGAGCTCCTATCTAAACGGGGGCTTAACTCCCATCAAATAAAGAAATTTTCACATCCAGATTATGCTAAAGACCTAGAAGACCCCTTTTCCTTGCCTGATATGAGCAAGGCTGTCTCCAGGCTGGCGAAGGCCATCGCTAATAATCAAAAAATCGCTATATACGGCGATTATGATATCGATGGCTTAAGTTCCTGCGCCATGCTAGGGGATGCCTTAACCCAAATGGGCTCTAAGCCGGAACTATATATCCCCGACAGATTTGAGGAGGGGTACGGGCTAAATAGTGGTGCCCTCGAAAAACTGAAAGCTAAAGGGATGGACTTAGTTGTAACCGTCGATTGTGGTACAACTGCGCACCAGCAGGTAAGCCTCGCCAAGAAGATCGGTCTAGATATTATTATCACCGACCATCATGAGCCAGACAATGGGGCTCCGAAAGACGCAATAGCCTGCGTTAACCCTAAGCTATTAAAGGATAGTCCACTCAAGGATTTGGCTGGTGTTGGCGTGGCATTCTATTTGGTGCGTGGACTACAGATAAAACACCCCAGCCTACTACCTAGTGGGAATGAAAAGTGGCTATTAGATCTAGTTGCACTGGGTACAATCTGCGATGTAGTTCCTCTTATCGGAGACAATAGGGTACTGGCTAAGTATGGCTTGAAGGTACTGAGGCTCTCAAAGCGAGTTGGTCTACATGCTCTAGCCGAATCCAGTGGTATGGAATTAAGCCGTGCTCACGAGGCGGACCTGGGCTTCAAGATGGGCCCACGCTTGAATGCTGCAGGCAGATTGGCGCATGCGAAGAAGGCTCTAGTATTACTAACCACCGATGACCCCGTGAAGGCTACTAAGTATGCCAATGAATTATCCGAACTTAACCGAAAAAGACAGGAAACTACCAAAAATATCTATTTTGAGGCCAACGAACAGGCTAAGAAGTACAAAAGAGACCCCATATTAGTACTATCAAGCCCAGACTGGTCTCATGGGGTGGTCGGTATTGTGGCTAGTAAAATAGCCGAGAAATGGCACAAGCCTACTATTATATTGCAGGAAATGGCAGATATATCCAAGGGCTCGGCCCGTAGCTATAACAGCTTTAGTATTGTAGACGCCATAAGATCATGTGAGGAAATTTTATTAAGTTTCGGCGGCCACAGTTTTGCTGCAGGCCTAAAACTCAGCACCGAACGAATAGAAGAACTTCGATATCGCATCGGCCGCTATGCAGTATCAAATATGGATGCAGAGAATAATTTCAAAACATTGAATATCGGCCTAAATCTTGTGGGTTCCCAAGCTTCGTTGGGCCTTTATGATTCAATAGTCGAGCTAGCCCCATTCGGTAGTGCTAATAAGAAGCCGTACTGTCACGCTAAATATGTAGTTGATCAAGTTAGGCTAGTAGGAAGCGACGCATCCCATTTACGGCTTTTATTGCGTGATGATGAAGGTAATGTACACACTGCAATTGGGTTTAGTATGGCCAGAAATTTCTCATGGTTGGAGTCGGGCCAAACAATTGAGATCGTTTTTGAGCTATCGGAAAATATTTGGCAAAATAGACGCAGCCATCAGCTAGAGATATTAGACATGCGAATTATTGAACAGTAA
- the secD gene encoding protein translocase subunit SecD, whose protein sequence is MKLRTKLYLILALLVVLVLIALPREDKLLSALGIKGTSPKIRLGLDLQGGASLTYQADLSKISSQDKAKAIEGVINVINKRVNPSGTSEVVVQTSGSDRVSVQLPGVKDINQAIGIIGKTAQLSFLSVGPDNIPQVTDISGNDLDSANADIDTQTGQPIVSFQIKNEAIQRFADVTKKINQEGGRLLIVLDDQPLFNGTVSSPITDGKGQMQGFEDLKDAQSKALLLNAGALPVPIELVEQRAVGASLGAESIQRSLFAGAIGLVAVLIFMISYYRLAGLVASGALLIYTLITFDIFKLSSLSQAPIVLTLAGIAGFILSIGMAVDANILIFERMKEEIRGGSSVAAGMDVGFKRAWSSIRDSNVSTLITCTILYISGIPIIKGFAVTLAIGVIVSMFTAITISKTFMEAVVRTKIGSKPSSYRIKEGNKE, encoded by the coding sequence ATGAAGCTAAGAACAAAGTTATATCTAATCCTTGCGCTGTTGGTAGTGTTAGTACTAATCGCATTGCCCCGCGAGGACAAATTACTTTCTGCGCTAGGAATAAAGGGCACCTCGCCAAAAATACGGCTCGGCCTAGACCTCCAGGGTGGTGCGAGCCTGACATATCAGGCCGATCTATCCAAGATCTCAAGCCAAGATAAGGCCAAGGCGATTGAAGGAGTCATAAATGTTATCAATAAGCGCGTCAACCCTAGCGGAACCTCCGAAGTTGTGGTCCAGACCTCTGGATCGGATCGGGTATCTGTCCAGCTTCCAGGCGTAAAGGATATAAATCAGGCTATTGGTATTATTGGCAAGACTGCCCAGTTGTCGTTTTTGTCAGTAGGCCCAGATAATATCCCACAAGTCACAGATATTAGCGGCAACGACCTGGATAGCGCCAACGCCGATATAGACACCCAAACAGGTCAGCCTATTGTTTCATTCCAAATTAAAAACGAGGCTATCCAGAGATTCGCAGATGTTACTAAGAAGATAAATCAGGAAGGCGGAAGACTACTTATAGTACTTGACGACCAACCACTATTTAATGGCACCGTGTCTAGCCCGATCACCGATGGGAAAGGCCAAATGCAAGGCTTTGAGGATTTGAAGGATGCCCAGAGCAAGGCCCTGCTCTTGAATGCCGGCGCCCTACCAGTCCCGATCGAGTTAGTAGAGCAACGCGCAGTAGGCGCTTCACTAGGTGCGGAATCTATCCAAAGAAGTCTTTTTGCAGGTGCCATTGGGCTGGTAGCTGTCCTAATATTCATGATTTCATATTATCGTCTGGCTGGTTTAGTGGCCAGTGGAGCCCTATTAATTTACACGCTAATTACCTTCGACATATTTAAGTTGTCCAGTCTGAGCCAAGCTCCGATAGTGCTAACTTTAGCCGGCATAGCTGGGTTTATATTGAGCATTGGAATGGCTGTAGACGCTAATATACTAATATTTGAGAGGATGAAAGAAGAGATAAGAGGCGGTAGTAGTGTAGCGGCGGGAATGGATGTGGGCTTCAAACGGGCCTGGAGCAGCATAAGAGATTCCAATGTATCAACCCTAATCACTTGCACGATTTTGTACATATCTGGAATCCCAATCATCAAGGGTTTTGCCGTCACGCTTGCTATCGGAGTAATTGTGAGTATGTTTACAGCCATAACTATTTCAAAAACATTTATGGAGGCTGTCGTAAGGACAAAAATCGGCTCCAAACCAAGCTCTTATAGAATTAAGGAGGGTAATAAAGAATGA
- the priA gene encoding primosomal protein N', whose translation MYVEVNVVGYGGNDNRRFSYLADSSSGLVVGNIVMVKFGRKSSLGIIRALNTPAPKPPIKVQPIADVLPIDPLPEHLLKLGDWIIDYYVAPSSTVWQMLIPRNSTTRPRKAFKKIEYNTEPIVQLSSPQKSTFNDITQSTQASLLEGAMGSGKTEIYFHLISRQLASGRSSIMLMPEIFLTKQMIERARKHFGSKLIITHSSMTPAERRSFWVDCSARSKESGLVVLGPRSALFSPVHRLGLIVIDECHEQSYKQDSSPRYHAEMVAGKLASLTGAKLVLGSATPSISTRFLADAGKLQRLSLKQRAIASSHPDIKIIKKDKKSEIFTSQLTTAIKETLSNRKLVMLYLNRRGTAPIFVCNDCGQGFECPHCGVNLHFHADSMRLVCHVCGFKQAPPAKCPSCKGSNLRGVGIGTKAVAEKAAELFAGAKIVRIDRDSAEPKEFTKILDSINNNEVDIIIGTQIIGRGLDLENLHLVGMIDADYDLANIDYNSLERAFQLLSQTAGRAGRRKDRGEVIIQTKNPDNKFFELIISNDYESFYQSELALRKKYSYPPYSYLLKLECGFVSPELGRQKAQALIAKLRGKQSIAILGPVRSHPSIRGKKHLWSLIIKSRNRKILVDIASQLEPYWAINLDPFGIS comes from the coding sequence ATGTATGTAGAAGTAAATGTAGTTGGTTACGGGGGTAATGACAACCGCAGATTTAGCTACCTCGCAGATAGCTCATCAGGATTAGTGGTTGGAAACATTGTGATGGTTAAGTTTGGCCGTAAAAGTTCGCTTGGCATCATTCGGGCTCTGAATACTCCTGCCCCTAAGCCGCCTATTAAGGTGCAGCCGATAGCCGATGTACTACCGATCGATCCGCTACCCGAACATTTGCTGAAGTTGGGCGACTGGATAATAGATTACTATGTAGCTCCATCGTCTACAGTCTGGCAAATGCTGATACCTCGTAACTCAACTACTAGGCCTCGCAAGGCCTTCAAAAAGATTGAATATAATACTGAGCCGATTGTACAGCTTTCTAGCCCACAGAAAAGTACCTTTAACGATATCACCCAGTCCACTCAGGCTTCTTTACTGGAAGGGGCTATGGGCTCTGGCAAGACAGAGATATACTTCCACTTAATCAGCCGGCAACTAGCCAGCGGCAGGTCATCTATAATGCTCATGCCTGAAATATTTTTGACTAAGCAAATGATTGAGCGGGCACGAAAGCATTTTGGCTCAAAGCTAATCATCACTCACTCCAGCATGACTCCGGCCGAGAGACGGTCTTTCTGGGTAGATTGTAGTGCGAGGTCTAAAGAGTCTGGCTTGGTGGTGTTGGGCCCAAGATCAGCCCTATTTAGCCCAGTGCACCGCCTAGGACTCATCGTAATAGATGAGTGCCACGAGCAGAGCTACAAACAAGATTCCTCGCCGCGCTACCATGCCGAGATGGTGGCTGGCAAACTCGCTAGCCTGACGGGTGCCAAGCTCGTACTCGGTAGCGCCACGCCTTCAATTTCAACGCGCTTTTTGGCCGATGCTGGCAAACTTCAACGGCTGAGTCTAAAGCAACGAGCCATTGCTTCGTCGCACCCAGATATTAAAATAATCAAAAAAGACAAAAAATCTGAGATATTCACAAGCCAGCTAACTACCGCTATAAAAGAGACCTTGTCCAACCGCAAGCTCGTGATGCTTTACCTCAACCGCCGCGGAACGGCGCCGATATTTGTTTGTAACGACTGCGGCCAGGGCTTTGAGTGCCCACACTGCGGGGTCAATTTGCACTTCCACGCCGACAGCATGCGTTTGGTTTGTCATGTCTGTGGGTTTAAACAAGCTCCCCCCGCAAAATGTCCGAGCTGTAAGGGCAGCAACTTGCGCGGGGTTGGTATTGGTACAAAGGCAGTCGCCGAAAAAGCAGCAGAACTATTTGCTGGAGCCAAAATTGTACGGATCGACCGAGACAGCGCCGAACCAAAAGAATTTACAAAAATTTTAGATAGTATCAACAATAATGAGGTCGATATCATAATTGGTACACAGATTATTGGCCGAGGTCTGGACCTCGAGAATCTACATTTGGTTGGTATGATAGACGCCGACTACGATTTAGCCAATATCGACTACAACAGCCTGGAACGAGCTTTTCAGCTTTTGAGCCAGACGGCCGGACGAGCCGGACGACGCAAAGATCGCGGCGAGGTAATTATCCAGACCAAAAACCCCGACAACAAATTTTTTGAGCTAATCATCAGTAACGACTATGAAAGCTTCTACCAATCCGAGCTGGCTCTACGCAAAAAATACTCTTACCCACCCTACTCGTATCTGTTAAAATTAGAGTGTGGTTTTGTAAGTCCCGAGCTCGGCCGGCAAAAAGCCCAAGCCCTAATTGCGAAGCTTCGAGGCAAGCAATCGATAGCTATTCTGGGGCCAGTCAGATCGCACCCCTCAATTCGCGGCAAGAAGCACCTCTGGAGCTTGATAATAAAAAGCCGCAACCGTAAAATACTTGTTGATATCGCCTCACAGCTAGAGCCATACTGGGCTATCAACCTCGACCCATTCGGAATATCATGA
- the def gene encoding peptide deformylase, with translation MIKKIVTIPNKILRTKSKRIGYVDDSIRKLASDMIATTIDWDHDSEFGAALAAIQVGEPLKLTVVRNDFDDPKNKEFTTLVNPEIVKVSAEMISDIEGCLSVPGIYGRVKRPLKVKIKAQDANGAPIRLSVEGFAARVLQHEIDHMNGVIFLDHIKDSSQLFSIDKNGSLMPVAQAKKDDIKKSN, from the coding sequence ATGATAAAAAAAATCGTCACCATACCCAATAAAATACTTCGCACCAAATCAAAAAGAATTGGCTATGTCGACGACTCTATTCGTAAGCTGGCTAGCGATATGATCGCCACCACCATAGATTGGGACCACGACAGCGAATTTGGTGCGGCCTTGGCGGCCATCCAGGTGGGCGAACCCCTCAAGCTAACAGTTGTCCGTAACGACTTTGATGACCCTAAAAATAAAGAGTTTACGACTTTAGTGAACCCCGAAATAGTAAAAGTTAGTGCCGAAATGATAAGTGATATCGAAGGCTGCCTGAGTGTGCCGGGTATTTACGGACGGGTCAAGCGGCCTCTGAAGGTCAAAATAAAAGCCCAAGACGCTAACGGAGCGCCAATTCGACTTAGCGTCGAGGGTTTTGCCGCCAGAGTTTTGCAACACGAAATAGACCATATGAACGGCGTCATATTTCTAGACCACATCAAAGACTCCTCGCAGTTATTTAGTATCGACAAAAACGGGTCCTTAATGCCAGTGGCTCAAGCCAAAAAAGATGATATCAAAAAAAGCAATTAG
- a CDS encoding winged helix-turn-helix domain-containing protein, with amino-acid sequence MLQYFITSKTRRKIITLFSKYPDYRVHIRGLAKITREDPGNVSRELVKLEKIGYVKSFKESNTKVYGVNQNFILFKELQGMVLKTSNKRA; translated from the coding sequence ATGCTACAGTATTTTATTACATCCAAAACTCGCCGCAAGATAATTACTTTGTTTAGTAAGTATCCTGATTATCGGGTACATATTAGGGGCCTAGCAAAGATTACCAGGGAGGATCCTGGCAATGTCAGTAGGGAACTGGTCAAATTAGAAAAGATTGGCTATGTTAAGTCTTTTAAAGAATCAAACACCAAGGTTTATGGTGTTAATCAAAATTTTATATTGTTTAAGGAACTCCAGGGGATGGTCTTAAAAACCTCCAATAAGAGGGCCTAA
- the secF gene encoding protein translocase subunit SecF produces the protein MNIIGRRRLWFVISFLLVLPGLIALVLWGLKPGIDFTGGQEMEVAGTSDQPLLRELVGKAGVKDITVTTSGSDRLLVRYSDKEAGESELVHQNVKTILAQSGITETSFSSVGPSVSKDITRNALFGVALASLAILLYIAFAFRNTPPPVSPWSFGATAIAALMHDALFVLGAFAILGHFFGVQVDALFVTAILTVIGFSVHDTIVVYDRIRENLRRLNKPFDEVVNISINETLARSLNTSITVIIVLLAFFMFGGESIRYFILALLIGIISGTYSSIFNASPLLVVYNNWKIKRSTPKPAPKTRK, from the coding sequence ATGAACATAATAGGAAGAAGAAGGCTTTGGTTTGTGATATCGTTTTTATTAGTACTGCCGGGGCTAATAGCATTAGTATTGTGGGGCCTAAAGCCAGGCATCGATTTTACGGGCGGGCAAGAAATGGAAGTAGCCGGAACATCTGACCAGCCGCTACTTCGCGAGTTAGTTGGCAAGGCTGGCGTTAAGGATATCACAGTTACCACAAGTGGTAGTGATAGGTTGCTTGTAAGATATAGCGATAAGGAGGCGGGTGAGTCGGAGCTAGTCCATCAAAATGTCAAAACCATTCTCGCCCAAAGCGGTATCACCGAAACATCCTTTAGTTCGGTTGGGCCATCTGTGAGTAAGGACATCACCAGAAATGCATTATTCGGAGTAGCCCTTGCCTCGTTAGCGATACTACTCTATATCGCGTTTGCTTTTCGCAATACGCCGCCCCCAGTCAGCCCCTGGAGCTTTGGGGCTACTGCTATTGCCGCTTTGATGCATGACGCCTTATTTGTACTCGGGGCATTCGCCATACTTGGCCATTTTTTCGGCGTTCAGGTAGATGCCCTATTTGTCACAGCCATTTTGACAGTCATTGGCTTCTCTGTACACGATACCATCGTAGTATATGACAGAATCAGAGAAAACCTTCGACGGCTTAATAAGCCCTTCGACGAGGTGGTAAATATATCTATTAATGAGACACTGGCTAGATCTCTTAACACTTCTATTACAGTTATTATTGTTCTATTGGCCTTTTTCATGTTTGGCGGAGAGTCAATAAGATACTTTATATTGGCTCTTTTGATCGGTATCATATCGGGCACTTACTCTTCGATATTCAACGCATCTCCGTTACTGGTTGTATATAATAATTGGAAGATCAAAAGATCAACTCCCAAGCCAGCGCCTAAGACTCGAAAGTGA